The proteins below come from a single Ferviditalea candida genomic window:
- the rplQ gene encoding 50S ribosomal protein L17 — protein sequence MGYQKLGRDSSARKALFRDLVTDLFIYERIQTTEAKAKEVRSIAEKLITLAKRGDLHARRQVAAFVRREQADGEQDAIQKLFTELATRYSERQGGYTRILKLGPRRGDSAPMVYLELVDRA from the coding sequence ATGGGTTATCAAAAATTAGGACGTGACTCTAGTGCCCGAAAAGCGCTATTTCGTGATCTGGTAACAGATTTGTTCATATATGAGCGAATTCAAACGACAGAGGCCAAAGCCAAAGAAGTTCGTTCCATTGCAGAAAAGCTGATTACTCTTGCCAAGCGTGGAGATTTGCATGCACGCCGTCAGGTGGCAGCTTTTGTGCGTCGTGAGCAGGCGGACGGTGAACAAGACGCCATTCAAAAATTGTTTACTGAATTGGCCACTCGCTATTCAGAACGTCAAGGCGGGTACACTCGCATTCTGAAACTGGGTCCTCGTCGCGGCGACTCGGCTCCAATGGTTTATTTGGAATTAGTGGACCGGGCCTAA
- the rpsI gene encoding 30S ribosomal protein S9: MAQVQYYGTGRRKHSIARVRLVPGEGRILINKRDINEYFGLETLKLIVKQPLQLTGTLSNYDVLVNANGGGISGQAGAIRHGISRALLKVDPEFRSSLKKAGFLTRDPRMKERKKYGLKAARRAPQFSKR; this comes from the coding sequence GTGGCTCAAGTGCAATATTATGGAACCGGTCGTCGAAAGCACTCCATCGCACGCGTACGTTTAGTGCCGGGAGAAGGGCGGATTTTAATCAACAAACGCGACATCAATGAATATTTTGGATTGGAAACCTTGAAGCTTATTGTCAAGCAGCCTCTTCAGCTGACGGGCACGCTTTCGAATTATGATGTGTTGGTCAACGCAAACGGAGGCGGGATTTCCGGACAAGCGGGAGCAATTCGTCACGGAATTTCAAGGGCACTTTTGAAAGTCGATCCTGAATTCAGATCTTCTCTGAAAAAAGCGGGATTTCTGACGCGGGATCCGCGCATGAAGGAACGTAAGAAATACGGGTTGAAAGCTGCCCGTCGCGCGCCTCAGTTCTCCAAGCGCTAA
- the gerD gene encoding spore germination lipoprotein GerD: MSCHLTRKVPRLLFPVLFISLIAGCGSETSSGGMQSYKETKSMVIDILKTEEAKKAIQKATEEEQGGGEGGKMKLLSTGDGKQIQLAVKDVLTDPNYSKHLKEMMTDPKFAGEFAKAIEKENKRLQKDLIKDPEYQNLVIGAMKNPEFEKLLLDVMKSPQYRKQTMTIIKESMESPLFRMDLMELFKKVLDEEMKPKKSDKEKKDKGGEQGGEGGGGEGGGGG, translated from the coding sequence ATGTCATGCCACTTGACTCGGAAAGTTCCACGGTTGTTGTTTCCGGTATTATTCATTTCCCTTATTGCGGGGTGCGGTTCGGAAACCTCTTCTGGCGGAATGCAAAGCTACAAAGAAACGAAATCCATGGTTATTGACATTCTGAAGACGGAAGAAGCCAAAAAAGCCATTCAGAAAGCCACGGAAGAGGAACAAGGCGGCGGTGAAGGCGGCAAAATGAAGCTGTTAAGCACCGGCGACGGAAAACAAATTCAGCTTGCCGTCAAAGATGTGCTGACAGATCCAAATTACTCCAAGCATCTTAAAGAAATGATGACCGACCCCAAATTTGCCGGTGAATTTGCAAAAGCGATTGAAAAAGAAAACAAACGTCTGCAAAAAGATCTGATTAAGGATCCTGAATATCAGAATCTTGTGATCGGAGCCATGAAAAACCCTGAATTTGAAAAATTGCTGCTGGATGTAATGAAATCCCCGCAGTACCGCAAGCAAACCATGACCATTATCAAGGAATCGATGGAGAGCCCGCTGTTCCGAATGGACTTGATGGAACTGTTCAAAAAAGTGCTTGATGAAGAAATGAAGCCTAAAAAGAGCGACAAGGAAAAGAAAGATAAGGGCGGCGAGCAAGGAGGCGAAGGAGGAGGCGGCGAAGGAGGAGGCGGCGGCTGA
- the truA gene encoding tRNA pseudouridine(38-40) synthase TruA has product MRNICLVISYDGTYYCGFQSQPHRNTVQDKLEDALEKLTGEQIKVHSSGRTDTGVHARAQVINFITESSIPIERWGLAMNVRLPEDIRVIQSREVPLDFHSRKSAKRKTYRYTINIDRNPDVFQRHYQLHHYRPLNLDNMESALQYLIGEHDFKSFCTVRTDKNVFVRTIYDARMIRESDTVVHIMITGNGFLYNMVRIIIGTLLQIGEGKRKSIDMLEILHARDRSKAGPKAPAHGLMLWEVSYDE; this is encoded by the coding sequence ATGCGTAACATTTGCTTGGTCATCAGTTATGATGGCACCTATTATTGCGGTTTTCAATCCCAGCCGCATCGGAATACGGTGCAGGATAAGCTGGAAGATGCACTGGAGAAGCTCACCGGAGAACAAATTAAAGTTCATTCGTCGGGACGTACGGATACCGGTGTCCATGCACGGGCGCAGGTAATCAATTTCATCACCGAATCGAGCATTCCCATTGAGAGATGGGGCTTGGCAATGAACGTCCGATTGCCGGAGGATATTCGGGTCATCCAGTCGCGGGAAGTGCCCCTGGATTTTCACTCACGCAAATCTGCCAAACGGAAAACCTATCGGTATACAATCAATATCGATCGAAATCCGGATGTTTTTCAAAGACATTATCAACTGCATCATTATAGACCTTTGAATCTCGATAATATGGAGAGCGCACTGCAGTATTTGATCGGTGAACATGATTTCAAATCCTTTTGTACGGTGAGAACGGATAAAAACGTTTTTGTCCGGACGATTTACGATGCTCGGATGATCCGGGAATCCGACACTGTTGTTCACATCATGATCACAGGAAACGGATTTCTGTATAATATGGTCCGGATAATTATTGGCACTTTGCTGCAAATTGGAGAAGGGAAGAGAAAAAGCATCGATATGCTCGAAATTCTTCATGCCCGGGACCGCTCTAAAGCGGGACCGAAGGCCCCCGCACATGGCTTGATGTTATGGGAAGTGAGCTATGATGAATAA
- the rplM gene encoding 50S ribosomal protein L13 produces MRTTYMAKPNEVPRKWYIIDAAGKTLGRLATEAASILRGKHKPEFTPHVDTGDFVIVINADKVELTGKKLQNKIYYRHSNHPGGLKATTAGEMLQTKPERVIELAVHGMLPKNRLGDKMKLKLKVYKDSEHPHQAQQPEVWELRG; encoded by the coding sequence ATGCGCACGACCTATATGGCGAAGCCGAATGAAGTGCCGCGCAAGTGGTACATTATCGATGCCGCCGGAAAAACGCTGGGCCGTCTGGCTACTGAAGCAGCCAGCATCCTGCGTGGAAAGCACAAACCGGAATTTACCCCGCATGTGGATACCGGAGATTTTGTAATTGTGATTAACGCGGACAAAGTGGAGCTGACAGGTAAAAAGCTTCAGAACAAGATTTACTACCGTCACTCGAATCATCCGGGAGGATTAAAAGCAACGACCGCCGGCGAAATGCTTCAAACGAAGCCTGAGCGTGTCATAGAATTGGCCGTACACGGCATGCTTCCAAAAAATCGTCTGGGCGATAAAATGAAATTGAAGCTGAAAGTATATAAGGACAGTGAACATCCACATCAGGCACAACAACCCGAAGTTTGGGAACTTCGCGGATAA
- the rpsK gene encoding 30S ribosomal protein S11 yields the protein MAKPKKTVRTKRRDRKNIETGVAHIRSTFNNTIVTITDPHGNAISWASSGNLGFKGSRKSTPFAAQMAAESAAKSAMEHGMKSVEVLVKGPGAGREAAIRSLQAAGLEVSMIKDVTPIPHNGCRPPKRRRV from the coding sequence ATGGCAAAGCCTAAAAAAACCGTACGCACAAAACGTCGTGATCGGAAAAATATTGAAACGGGAGTGGCGCATATTCGTTCCACTTTTAACAATACGATCGTCACCATTACAGATCCGCATGGAAACGCCATTTCATGGGCTAGCTCGGGAAACCTAGGATTTAAAGGTTCTCGGAAAAGCACTCCGTTTGCCGCGCAAATGGCTGCTGAGTCTGCTGCTAAATCGGCAATGGAGCATGGCATGAAAAGCGTTGAAGTTTTGGTGAAAGGGCCAGGTGCCGGCCGTGAAGCGGCGATCCGCTCTTTGCAAGCCGCAGGATTGGAAGTAAGCATGATCAAAGACGTTACTCCGATTCCTCATAACGGTTGCCGTCCGCCGAAACGTCGTCGTGTTTAA
- a CDS encoding Mrp/NBP35 family ATP-binding protein, whose product MVTKDQILDALKSLKDPKTQQNLVDLNLIRDILVREDKVHLTVVVTQLDDEIKTSMHEQVAGGLQTLGVEDPHIRIRQITDFEMDELQNRLKASGAGAASGRENGKLDSMQARRQAEMKAAGMPKLLSPGSKVNFIAVASGKGGVGKSTVSVNLAVALARQGKKTGLIDADIYGFSVPDMMGIEGAPKLVNDRIIPVQRYGVSVISMGFFVQDNAPVIWRGPMLGKMLTNFFNEVEWDSDLEYMILDLPPGTGDVALDVHQMIPQSKEILVTTPHATAAFVAARAGAMALNTHHELLGIVENMSYYECGQCGQKEYVFGRGGGAKLAEEMHTELLAQLPLGAPDNHPSEPDYSPSVYKADTAAGQIFLDMAARIIQKVER is encoded by the coding sequence ATGGTGACGAAAGATCAAATATTGGATGCTTTAAAATCCTTGAAAGATCCGAAAACACAACAGAATCTTGTGGATTTGAATTTAATTCGCGATATTCTCGTCCGGGAGGATAAAGTTCATTTAACAGTCGTTGTAACGCAGTTGGACGATGAGATCAAGACTTCCATGCATGAGCAGGTCGCCGGCGGACTGCAGACGTTAGGTGTTGAGGACCCCCACATCAGGATCAGACAGATTACCGATTTTGAAATGGATGAATTGCAGAATCGCCTAAAGGCGTCTGGTGCAGGTGCTGCTTCAGGAAGGGAAAACGGCAAGCTGGATTCCATGCAGGCGCGCAGACAAGCTGAAATGAAGGCGGCGGGAATGCCGAAGCTGCTCTCCCCGGGCTCCAAGGTTAACTTTATTGCGGTGGCCAGCGGCAAAGGTGGCGTAGGCAAATCTACAGTGTCGGTAAACTTGGCGGTTGCGCTTGCGCGACAAGGCAAAAAGACGGGGCTTATCGATGCGGATATTTATGGCTTCAGCGTTCCGGACATGATGGGAATCGAGGGGGCCCCGAAGCTGGTGAACGATCGGATTATTCCGGTTCAACGGTACGGAGTCAGCGTGATCTCTATGGGGTTCTTCGTTCAGGATAATGCTCCGGTAATTTGGCGTGGTCCGATGCTCGGAAAAATGCTGACCAATTTCTTTAATGAAGTGGAATGGGACAGCGACTTGGAATACATGATCCTCGACCTGCCTCCCGGAACGGGGGATGTGGCTCTCGACGTTCACCAGATGATCCCGCAAAGCAAAGAAATACTGGTGACCACCCCCCATGCTACGGCAGCTTTTGTTGCGGCAAGGGCAGGAGCGATGGCTTTGAATACCCATCATGAACTTTTAGGCATTGTTGAGAATATGTCCTATTACGAATGCGGACAATGCGGGCAAAAGGAATATGTCTTCGGACGAGGCGGAGGGGCCAAGCTCGCGGAAGAAATGCATACCGAACTGCTTGCCCAGCTGCCTTTGGGCGCACCCGACAACCATCCGTCGGAACCGGATTATTCACCCTCGGTATATAAGGCGGATACGGCGGCCGGACAAATTTTCCTTGATATGGCTGCGCGCATCATCCAGAAAGTTGAACGATAA
- the cwlD gene encoding N-acetylmuramoyl-L-alanine amidase CwlD, with product MKLLLTTLMLAVLVFYYTEGDELRKAWNEWTLPLSNKVIVLDAGHGGPDGGAESRDGIIEKHINLAIALYIRDYLQQAGAIVYMTREDDSDLASNNTKGLSRRKTEDLLNRVKFVREKKADLLVSIHLNSIPSTRWRGAQTFYYPTNTQGKILATWIQNEIKNTIANTDRLANTVNTVYLLKALDNIPGALVEIGFLSNPEEARLLGDETYQKKMAEAIYRGILRYASGEKIGTS from the coding sequence ATGAAACTTCTTCTAACAACGTTGATGCTTGCTGTTTTGGTGTTTTATTATACGGAAGGCGATGAGCTGCGCAAGGCATGGAATGAGTGGACTCTGCCGCTGTCGAATAAAGTGATTGTCCTTGATGCGGGGCATGGTGGTCCGGATGGAGGGGCGGAAAGCCGGGATGGAATCATCGAAAAGCATATCAATCTGGCGATCGCTCTTTATATACGCGATTATCTCCAGCAGGCGGGGGCCATTGTATACATGACGAGGGAAGACGACAGCGATCTCGCATCCAACAACACCAAGGGATTAAGCAGAAGAAAAACCGAGGACTTGCTTAATCGGGTTAAATTCGTGAGAGAAAAGAAAGCAGACCTGCTGGTCAGCATTCATCTGAATAGTATTCCCTCGACTCGATGGAGGGGAGCTCAAACTTTTTATTATCCGACGAATACACAAGGGAAAATACTGGCGACATGGATCCAGAATGAAATCAAGAACACCATTGCGAATACAGACCGTCTTGCCAATACAGTGAATACCGTATACCTGCTGAAGGCTTTGGACAATATTCCCGGCGCACTGGTGGAAATCGGATTTTTATCGAATCCGGAGGAAGCCAGGCTCCTCGGGGATGAAACCTACCAGAAAAAAATGGCCGAGGCGATCTACCGGGGAATCCTGCGGTATGCTTCAGGCGAAAAGATTGGAACATCCTAA
- a CDS encoding DNA-directed RNA polymerase subunit alpha — protein sequence MIEIEKPKIEIMSLSEDGTYGKFVVEPLERGYGTTLGNSLRRILLSSLPGAAVTSVQIDGVLHEFSTIPGVLEDVTEIILNMKGLSIKIHSDEEKMLEIDAEGEGIITAGDIRADSDVEILNPDLHIATLAADGRLHMRMFANRGRGYVSADKNKRDDQPIGVIPIDSIYTPITRVNYSVENTRVGQVTNYDKLSLEVWTDGSIRPEEAVSLGAKILTEHLDLFVGLTDEAKDAEIMVEKEEDKKEKVLEMTIEELDLSVRSYNCLKRAGINTVQELVTKTEEDMMKVRNLGRKSLEEVQEKLAELNLGLRQED from the coding sequence ATGATAGAAATCGAAAAGCCGAAGATAGAGATCATGAGCCTCAGCGAAGACGGCACTTACGGAAAATTTGTCGTTGAGCCCCTCGAACGCGGTTACGGTACAACGCTCGGCAACTCGTTGAGACGCATTCTGCTCTCTTCGTTGCCCGGTGCTGCGGTTACTTCTGTACAGATTGACGGCGTTCTGCATGAGTTCTCGACCATTCCCGGGGTACTGGAGGATGTGACCGAGATTATACTCAATATGAAAGGACTGTCGATCAAAATTCATTCCGATGAGGAAAAAATGCTGGAGATCGATGCAGAGGGAGAAGGAATCATTACAGCCGGCGATATTCGTGCGGACAGTGACGTGGAAATCCTCAATCCCGACTTGCATATTGCCACATTGGCCGCAGATGGCCGTCTTCATATGAGAATGTTTGCTAACAGGGGACGGGGCTACGTTTCGGCAGACAAGAACAAACGAGATGATCAGCCTATTGGCGTAATCCCGATTGATTCCATCTATACTCCGATTACAAGGGTAAACTACAGTGTGGAAAATACCCGTGTCGGCCAAGTGACTAACTATGATAAACTCTCCTTGGAAGTTTGGACCGACGGAAGTATCCGTCCCGAAGAAGCCGTAAGCCTTGGCGCGAAAATTTTGACAGAGCATCTGGACCTGTTCGTCGGTTTGACCGATGAAGCCAAGGATGCCGAAATCATGGTGGAAAAGGAAGAGGACAAGAAAGAGAAAGTTCTTGAAATGACCATCGAGGAACTTGACCTTTCCGTTCGTTCTTACAATTGTCTGAAACGTGCGGGAATCAACACGGTTCAGGAATTGGTAACGAAAACGGAAGAGGATATGATGAAAGTCCGCAATTTGGGAAGAAAGTCTTTGGAGGAAGTTCAGGAGAAACTGGCTGAACTGAATTTGGGGCTAAGACAAGAGGATTGA